In the genome of Pempheris klunzingeri isolate RE-2024b chromosome 3, fPemKlu1.hap1, whole genome shotgun sequence, one region contains:
- the nfam1 gene encoding NFAT activation molecule 1: MEAQQFWQLSFMSIWIFVCFFPSVCSRADMPIIELKHRVFVALAGDQLDIDCELMVPANKSVILTCSDPLDTQIYSCDIPAVAFQPRRMMLTLELKNLTSSGEYYCQYETAKVYWFLRVRNDGYRELERLDYTEFIIVAVVTGVLLVFSVVGSVYVFRGHWKESVTECGNIGKRKQTSREERKERETVEAGVNVVTSSSTSFYASLEPRPRSIYDVLDHSAVNREPDQSKTKAKAKNKEAQKTTSQTAEHEDVFESVYENF, translated from the exons ATGGAAGCTCAACAATTTTGGCAGCTATCTTTCATGTCAATCTGgatatttgtctgtttcttccCCTCTGTGTGTTCAAGAGCAGACATGCCAA TAATAGAGCTGAAACACAGGGTCTTTGTGGCCCTCGCAGGAGACCAACTCGACATTGACTGTGAGTTGATGGTGCCAGCAAACAAAAGTGTCATCCTGACGTGCTCCGATCCTTTggacacacagatatacagcTGTGACATCCCTGCAGTGGCTTTCCAGCCAAGAAGGATGATGCTGACACTGGAGCTGAAAAACCTGACCAGTTCAGGAGAATACTATTGCCAATATGAAACAGCTAAGGTGTACTGGTTTCTGCGAGTGAGAA atgATGGCTACAGGGAGCTCGAAAGGTTGGATTACACCGAATTCATCATAGTGGCCGTCGTCACTGGTGTGCTGctggttttcagtgtggtcgGCTCAGTGTATGTCTTCAGAGGACATTGG AAAGAATCTGTCACTGAATGTGGCAACATCGGAAAACGAAAGCAGACAagcagagaagaaaggaaggagagagagacggtggaAGCTGGTGTGAATGTAGTAACATCTTCGTCGACATCTTTCTATGCT AGTCTAGAGCCTCGACCCCGGTCCATTTATGATGTGCTGGACCACTCAGCTGTCAACAGAGAGCCAGACCAAAGCAAAACTAAAGCTAAAGCCAAGAACAAGGAAGCCCAGAAAACG ACGTCTCAAACTGCAGAGCACGAAGACGTATTTGAGTCCGTCTATGAGAACTTCTGA
- the LOC139199217 gene encoding uncharacterized protein gives MAPTSLLMMLMVVATATGAHAASEENELDYGYWNYREGADRVNVASVRSVTRVLDAWGKRIFNEIKTLLHSQPSTLLPDYSRVRPLSESVNDLFREVSLLRRRITELSHRLATLEPFLRHHGYREDGAEKEEEEEEEEGGGGGRALPPRSLRGEAASLARYTPRTTARGSPPRGSRVVRRRRVRVLRNGGVTLVQRER, from the exons ATGGCCCCTACCTCcctgctgatgatgctgatggtggTTGCCACAGCAACTGGGGCCCATGCAGCTAGCGAGGAGAATGAACTGGATTATGGGTACTGGAACTACAGAGAGGGAG CCGACCGAGTGAATGTGGCCTCAGTGCGCAGTGTTACCAGAGTTTTAGACGCCTGGGGGAAACGCATCTTCAATGAGATCAAGACTTTACTGCACTCTCAGCCCAGCACACTGCTTCCAGACTATTCCAG GGTGCGCCCTCTGTCCGAGTCCGTCAACGACCTGTTCAGGGAAGTGTCCCTACTGCGCCGGCGCATCACCGAGCTCTCTCATCGCCTAGCAACGCTGGAACCGTTCCTCCGTCACCATGGTTACCGGGAGGATGgggcagagaaagaggaagaggaggaggaggaggaggggggaggaggcggCCGGGCTCTGCCTCCCCGGAGCCTGAGAGGAGAGGCCGCCAGCCTGGCCCGTTACACCCCCAGGACCACGGCCAGGGGGAGTCCGCCGAGGGGGAGCCGGGTGGTGAGGAGGAGACGGGTGAGAGTCCTGAGGAACGGGGGGGTGACGCTggttcagagagagagatga